One genomic segment of Alphaproteobacteria bacterium HT1-32 includes these proteins:
- a CDS encoding aldo/keto reductase, producing MNYKLLGRTGIKVSQLCFGTMSFGGDADAAESAKMYKATRDAGINFYDCANGYSKGRAEEILGKLIAGERDDLVITSKCFNSTGPDINAGGGNRRHIPRAVEDSLKRLGTDRLDVLFMHRWDKETPLEETLRALENLVTQGKVVHLGASNYAAWQIAKGLGIAERKGWSRLDVIQPMYSLVKRQAESEIFPLALAEDLGVITYSPVGGGLLSGKYGPDNKPDAGRLINNKGYAKRYSESWAYDTAGDFTKLAKSLNVHPVSLAVAWAGANPAVTSPIVGARNVEQLQPSLDSVKIDMTAELYEQIANLSRTPAPATDRLEDQL from the coding sequence ATGAACTACAAGCTGCTTGGCCGGACCGGCATTAAGGTCTCACAACTCTGCTTCGGCACCATGTCTTTCGGCGGCGATGCAGATGCCGCAGAATCAGCAAAAATGTACAAGGCCACCCGTGATGCGGGGATCAACTTCTATGATTGCGCCAACGGCTACAGCAAGGGCCGGGCAGAAGAAATCCTCGGCAAGCTGATTGCCGGTGAACGCGATGACCTCGTCATCACCTCGAAATGCTTCAATTCGACCGGCCCGGATATCAACGCGGGTGGCGGCAATCGCCGGCATATTCCCCGCGCTGTCGAAGACAGTCTGAAACGCCTCGGCACCGACCGGCTGGATGTTCTGTTCATGCATCGCTGGGACAAGGAAACCCCGCTGGAGGAAACCCTTCGTGCGCTGGAAAACCTGGTGACGCAGGGCAAGGTGGTGCATCTCGGTGCCAGCAACTACGCGGCCTGGCAGATTGCCAAGGGTCTAGGTATCGCCGAACGCAAGGGCTGGTCACGTCTCGATGTCATCCAGCCGATGTACAGTCTGGTCAAACGTCAGGCTGAATCCGAAATCTTCCCGCTGGCGCTGGCCGAAGACCTCGGGGTCATCACTTACAGCCCTGTCGGTGGTGGTCTGCTCAGCGGCAAATACGGCCCGGACAACAAGCCCGATGCCGGTCGTCTCATCAACAACAAGGGCTATGCAAAACGCTACAGCGAAAGCTGGGCCTATGACACGGCAGGTGATTTCACGAAACTGGCGAAGTCTCTGAACGTACATCCGGTCAGCCTCGCCGTTGCCTGGGCCGGCGCAAACCCTGCCGTCACCAGCCCGATCGTCGGTGCCCGTAATGTGGAACAGCTCCAGCCCTCACTGGACTCTGTCAAAATTGATATGACGGCGGAACTGTATGAACAGATCGCCAACCTGTCCCGAACCCCGGCCCCGGCCACGGACCGTCTCGAAGACCAGCTCTGA